A single region of the Polyodon spathula isolate WHYD16114869_AA chromosome 12, ASM1765450v1, whole genome shotgun sequence genome encodes:
- the LOC121324726 gene encoding DDB1- and CUL4-associated factor 4-like isoform X1, protein MSRGCSVVAGMKRGNWQGRGDWGRADQRQHHNPGRQRESCSHRFECGGPGTSQNEPSPETASPSLPQSSRAPELPGFYFDPEKNRYFRLLPGNNNCNPLTREGIQQREQEGRRVRLLEEDEKPRKKSYRTGLNSTILLQKRHLGLVPETSYCRLIHELKVSSMRRHKLEVQSSDSSSPNTDNFKLIVADSACERVFTVNDVEHGGCKYGIMNFKGCSEGSLSVEMCDNLYFTNRKVNSICWASVTHPDSHVLLCLVGIADTPGCVSLLPASLFSNSNPDQPGMLCSFKISTAWSCAWCLNPQADKNFSTGLSRLVIVTDAVTGRRQTYGINSDVLAQQFALRAPVLYNGCRTGEIFSIDLRQRARRGHGWKGVRFYQDSAVTSVRILQDDNYLIAADMLGKVKLWDLRMAKAVQQYEGHHNEHAYLPVHVNEQEGLLLAVGQDCYTRLWSLGDGRLLRTIPSPHPAGKDSVPSVVFSSQLGGHRGLPGLLMAVSQDLYYFSYNSDYQEQRGADA, encoded by the exons ATGTCACGTGGATGTAGCGTTGTCGCAG GAATGAAGAGAGGCAACTGGCAGGGTCGAGGAGACTGGGGAAGAGCTGATCAAAGACAACATCACAATCCAGGCAGGCAAAGGGAAAGCTGCAGCCACAG GTTTGAGTGCGGTGGTCCTGGGACGTCCCAGAATGAACCCTCCCCTGAAACAGCCTCCCCGAGCCTGCCCCAGAGCTCACGAGCACCAG AGCTCCCAGGGTTTTACTTTGACCCTGAGAAGAATCGCTATTTCCGCCTTCTCCCAGGAAACAACAACTGCAACCCTCTGACCAGGGAGGGGAtccagcagagggagcaggaGGGGCGCAGGGTGCGGCTACTGGAGGAGGACGAGAAGCCCAGGAag AAAAGCTACCGGACTGGTTTGAACTCCACAATCCTTTTACAGAAGAGACACTTGGGTTTAGTACCAGAGACCTCGTACTGCAG GCTGATCCATGAACTGAAGGTGAGCAGCATGAGACGACACAAGCTGGAGGTGCAGAGTTCAGACTCCAGCAGCCCCAACACAGACAACTTCAAACTCATAGTG GCAGACTCTGCCTGCGAGCGCGTGTTCACTGTGAATGACGTGGAGCACGGGGGCTGCAAGTACGGCATCATGAACTTCAAGGGCTGCAGTGAGGGCTCTCTCTCCGTGGAGATGTGTGATAACCTCTACTTCACCAACCGCAAG GTGAATTCCATCTGCTGGGCATCAGTAACGCACCCTGACTCCCACGTTCT GCTTTGTCTGGTGGGCATCGCAGATACCCCTGGCTGTGTCAGCCTTCTGCCAGCTTCCTTATTTAGCAACTCCAACCCAG ATCAGCCGGGAATGCTCTGCAGCTTTAAGATTTCAACAGCCTGGTCCTGTGCCTGGTGCCTTAACCCACAGGCAGACAAGAACTTCAGCACAG GTTTATCGAGACTGGTGATTGTTACGGACGCTGTGACGGGCCGCAGACAGACCTACGGGATCAATAGTGACGTGCTGGCACAGCAGTTTGCACTGCGG GCTCCGGTGCTGTACAATGGCTGTCGGACGGGAGAGATCTTCAGCATTGACCTGCGGCAGAGAGCCAGGAGGGGGCACGGCTGGAAAGGGGTGCGCTTCTACCAGGACTCTGCCGTCACCTCGGTGCGCATCCTGCAGGATGACAACTACCTCATTGCAGCCGACATGCTGGGAAAG GTAAAGCTCTGGGATCTGCGGATGGCTAAAGCAGTGCAGCAGTACGAAGGGCATCACAATGAGCATGCCTACCTGCCCGTCCACGTGAACGAACAAGAAGGGCTGCTTCTAGCAG TTGGTCAGGACTGCTACACGAGGCTGTGGAGTCTGGGAGATGGCCGGCTGCTGCGGACCATCCCGTCGCCCCACCCGGCCGGCAAGGACTCTGTGCCCAGCGTGGTGTTCTCTTCACAGCTCGGGGGCCACAGGGGCCTGCCAGGGCTGCTCATGGCAGTGAGCCAGGACCTCTACTACTTCTCATACAACTCGGACTACCAGGAACAGCGAGGGGCAGACGCTTAG
- the LOC121324726 gene encoding DDB1- and CUL4-associated factor 4-like protein 2 isoform X2: MSRGCSVVAGMKRGNWQGRGDWGRADQRQHHNPGRQRESCSHRFECGGPGTSQNEPSPETASPSLPQSSRAPGNNNCNPLTREGIQQREQEGRRVRLLEEDEKPRKKSYRTGLNSTILLQKRHLGLVPETSYCRLIHELKVSSMRRHKLEVQSSDSSSPNTDNFKLIVADSACERVFTVNDVEHGGCKYGIMNFKGCSEGSLSVEMCDNLYFTNRKVNSICWASVTHPDSHVLLCLVGIADTPGCVSLLPASLFSNSNPDQPGMLCSFKISTAWSCAWCLNPQADKNFSTGLSRLVIVTDAVTGRRQTYGINSDVLAQQFALRAPVLYNGCRTGEIFSIDLRQRARRGHGWKGVRFYQDSAVTSVRILQDDNYLIAADMLGKVKLWDLRMAKAVQQYEGHHNEHAYLPVHVNEQEGLLLAVGQDCYTRLWSLGDGRLLRTIPSPHPAGKDSVPSVVFSSQLGGHRGLPGLLMAVSQDLYYFSYNSDYQEQRGADA; the protein is encoded by the exons ATGTCACGTGGATGTAGCGTTGTCGCAG GAATGAAGAGAGGCAACTGGCAGGGTCGAGGAGACTGGGGAAGAGCTGATCAAAGACAACATCACAATCCAGGCAGGCAAAGGGAAAGCTGCAGCCACAG GTTTGAGTGCGGTGGTCCTGGGACGTCCCAGAATGAACCCTCCCCTGAAACAGCCTCCCCGAGCCTGCCCCAGAGCTCACGAGCACCAG GAAACAACAACTGCAACCCTCTGACCAGGGAGGGGAtccagcagagggagcaggaGGGGCGCAGGGTGCGGCTACTGGAGGAGGACGAGAAGCCCAGGAag AAAAGCTACCGGACTGGTTTGAACTCCACAATCCTTTTACAGAAGAGACACTTGGGTTTAGTACCAGAGACCTCGTACTGCAG GCTGATCCATGAACTGAAGGTGAGCAGCATGAGACGACACAAGCTGGAGGTGCAGAGTTCAGACTCCAGCAGCCCCAACACAGACAACTTCAAACTCATAGTG GCAGACTCTGCCTGCGAGCGCGTGTTCACTGTGAATGACGTGGAGCACGGGGGCTGCAAGTACGGCATCATGAACTTCAAGGGCTGCAGTGAGGGCTCTCTCTCCGTGGAGATGTGTGATAACCTCTACTTCACCAACCGCAAG GTGAATTCCATCTGCTGGGCATCAGTAACGCACCCTGACTCCCACGTTCT GCTTTGTCTGGTGGGCATCGCAGATACCCCTGGCTGTGTCAGCCTTCTGCCAGCTTCCTTATTTAGCAACTCCAACCCAG ATCAGCCGGGAATGCTCTGCAGCTTTAAGATTTCAACAGCCTGGTCCTGTGCCTGGTGCCTTAACCCACAGGCAGACAAGAACTTCAGCACAG GTTTATCGAGACTGGTGATTGTTACGGACGCTGTGACGGGCCGCAGACAGACCTACGGGATCAATAGTGACGTGCTGGCACAGCAGTTTGCACTGCGG GCTCCGGTGCTGTACAATGGCTGTCGGACGGGAGAGATCTTCAGCATTGACCTGCGGCAGAGAGCCAGGAGGGGGCACGGCTGGAAAGGGGTGCGCTTCTACCAGGACTCTGCCGTCACCTCGGTGCGCATCCTGCAGGATGACAACTACCTCATTGCAGCCGACATGCTGGGAAAG GTAAAGCTCTGGGATCTGCGGATGGCTAAAGCAGTGCAGCAGTACGAAGGGCATCACAATGAGCATGCCTACCTGCCCGTCCACGTGAACGAACAAGAAGGGCTGCTTCTAGCAG TTGGTCAGGACTGCTACACGAGGCTGTGGAGTCTGGGAGATGGCCGGCTGCTGCGGACCATCCCGTCGCCCCACCCGGCCGGCAAGGACTCTGTGCCCAGCGTGGTGTTCTCTTCACAGCTCGGGGGCCACAGGGGCCTGCCAGGGCTGCTCATGGCAGTGAGCCAGGACCTCTACTACTTCTCATACAACTCGGACTACCAGGAACAGCGAGGGGCAGACGCTTAG